A section of the Rhizobium sp. Pop5 genome encodes:
- a CDS encoding terminase — MAGRGPEMAKRGAADPNEGIIELAGDCQFDPLGWSLSAWDWGVGALEGHSGPRVWQRDIFSVIRDHLGDPATRFQPLQIAVASGHGIGKSAFMGMLSNWAMSCWNEAMLVTTANTDTQMRTKTAPEIGKWFRSSITAHWFDVQATSIRARDKAASEKWRQDFVPWSVNNTEAFAGLHNQGKIIVLEFDEASKIHDKVWEVAEGALTDENTVIIWIVFGNPTRNSGRFRECFRRYRHRWVTRQIDSRTVEGTNKAKIAQWREDHGEDSDFFKIRVRGQFPSQSAMQFISADDVDQARARHLRREQYAFAPVILGVDPAWTGDDTLEIMLRQGLYSKSLASLSRNDNDVEVAGLIARLEEEHQADAVFVDAGYGTGIVSAGEVMGRSWRLIWFSAKPLDAGFLNKRAEMWGMQKRWIKAGGTIDPNDEALYQDIVGPETVARLDGKIQLESKEDMKARGLPSPNRGDALALTFAEPVVKRERGRGVGNGADVEVEYSPLG, encoded by the coding sequence ATGGCGGGACGTGGGCCTGAAATGGCAAAGCGCGGGGCCGCCGATCCGAACGAGGGGATTATCGAATTGGCCGGCGATTGCCAGTTCGATCCGCTGGGCTGGAGCCTCAGCGCGTGGGATTGGGGCGTCGGGGCGCTGGAGGGGCATTCCGGGCCGCGGGTTTGGCAGCGGGATATTTTTTCGGTTATTCGCGATCATCTCGGCGATCCCGCGACGCGGTTTCAGCCGCTGCAGATCGCGGTCGCCTCCGGGCATGGCATCGGCAAATCGGCCTTCATGGGCATGCTTTCCAACTGGGCGATGTCCTGCTGGAACGAGGCGATGCTGGTGACGACGGCCAATACCGATACGCAGATGCGCACCAAGACGGCGCCGGAGATCGGCAAATGGTTCCGCTCCTCGATAACAGCGCACTGGTTCGACGTGCAGGCAACCTCGATCCGCGCGCGGGACAAGGCGGCGTCGGAGAAGTGGCGGCAGGATTTCGTGCCCTGGTCGGTGAACAATACCGAGGCCTTCGCCGGGCTGCACAATCAGGGCAAGATCATCGTGCTCGAATTCGATGAGGCTTCGAAGATCCACGACAAGGTGTGGGAGGTGGCCGAAGGGGCGCTGACCGACGAGAACACGGTGATCATCTGGATCGTCTTCGGCAATCCGACGCGCAATTCCGGCCGTTTCCGCGAGTGCTTCCGCCGCTATCGTCACCGCTGGGTGACACGCCAAATCGACAGCCGCACGGTGGAGGGTACCAACAAGGCCAAGATCGCCCAATGGCGGGAAGATCACGGCGAAGACAGCGATTTCTTCAAGATCCGCGTTCGCGGCCAGTTTCCGAGCCAATCCGCCATGCAGTTCATTTCCGCAGACGATGTCGACCAGGCGCGCGCGCGCCATCTTCGCCGCGAGCAATATGCCTTCGCGCCCGTCATCCTCGGCGTCGACCCGGCCTGGACCGGCGACGACACGCTGGAGATCATGCTGCGGCAGGGGCTCTATTCGAAGAGCCTCGCCTCGCTTTCGCGGAACGACAACGATGTCGAGGTGGCGGGACTGATCGCCCGGCTGGAGGAGGAGCATCAGGCGGACGCCGTGTTCGTCGACGCCGGTTATGGCACGGGCATCGTCAGCGCCGGCGAGGTGATGGGGCGGTCGTGGCGGCTGATCTGGTTTTCGGCCAAGCCGCTCGATGCCGGTTTTCTCAACAAGCGGGCCGAAATGTGGGGCATGCAGAAGCGCTGGATCAAGGCGGGTGGGACGATCGACCCGAATGACGAGGCGCTCTACCAGGATATCGTCGGGCCGGAGACGGTGGCGCGGCTCGACGGGAAGATCCAGCTGGAGAGCAAGGAGGATATGAAGGCGCGCGGCCTGCCCTCGCCGAACAGGGGGGATGCGCTGGCGCTGACCTTTGCGGAGCCGGTGGTGAAGCGGGAGAGGGGGCGTGGTGTGGGGAATGGGGCGGATGTGGAGGTGGAGTATAGTCCGCTGGGGTGA
- a CDS encoding DUF3313 domain-containing protein: MRYRRRRPDRVRSKSFISFFSKRVSSSFSLALPLALAAAVSSCSTVPLKEGGTLSSYSNLGAPKGKLQKSRIYVDGAGLAPAKTVAITPTTFAFSAATRIKSPADRTMVSNALDRALCISLSDKYRMVAPGEPADLTIRSVVTDIVPTNRAMAGVSTVVTVGTGFVLPVGVPRLPVGLGGLAVEAEAVDGSGVQRAAMVWARGANSLQNNPRVSEVGDAYGLASKFSDEFSRMLIKGKEPKGLDLSLPSGQRVKSWLGGKPKYVACDAFGREPGLVGAVAAKYGAPPQWTEKKPKPATAAY, encoded by the coding sequence ATGCGCTATCGGCGACGGAGGCCAGACAGAGTGCGCAGCAAATCATTCATTTCATTCTTTTCAAAACGGGTTTCGAGTTCCTTTTCTCTCGCTTTGCCGCTGGCGCTTGCAGCGGCAGTCAGCAGCTGCAGCACGGTGCCGCTCAAGGAGGGCGGGACGCTTTCTTCCTATTCCAATCTCGGCGCGCCCAAGGGCAAGCTCCAGAAATCGCGCATCTATGTCGACGGGGCAGGCCTTGCGCCGGCGAAGACGGTTGCCATCACGCCGACGACCTTCGCCTTCAGCGCCGCCACCCGCATCAAATCGCCTGCCGACCGGACCATGGTGTCGAACGCGCTCGACCGGGCGCTCTGCATATCGCTCAGCGACAAATACCGGATGGTGGCGCCAGGCGAGCCTGCCGACCTGACGATCCGCTCGGTCGTCACCGATATCGTGCCGACCAACAGGGCGATGGCGGGCGTTTCCACGGTGGTGACCGTCGGCACCGGCTTCGTGCTTCCCGTCGGCGTGCCGCGCCTGCCGGTCGGCCTCGGCGGACTGGCTGTCGAGGCCGAGGCGGTCGACGGCTCCGGCGTGCAGCGGGCGGCAATGGTCTGGGCGCGCGGCGCGAACTCGCTGCAGAACAACCCGCGCGTTTCCGAGGTGGGCGACGCCTATGGCCTCGCTTCGAAGTTCAGCGATGAGTTCTCCCGAATGCTGATCAAGGGCAAGGAGCCGAAGGGGCTCGACCTTTCCCTTCCCTCCGGCCAGCGGGTGAAATCCTGGCTCGGGGGCAAGCCGAAATATGTCGCCTGCGACGCCTTCGGCCGCGAACCCGGCCTGGTGGGAGCGGTGGCCGCCAAATACGGCGCGCCGCCGCAATGGACCGAGAAAAAGCCGAAGCCGGCGACCGCGGCTTACTGA
- a CDS encoding oligosaccharide flippase family protein — protein sequence MSASVKKKAVASALWSVVRIGVDQVFSFVVFVVVARILGPVEVGLFALGMIVSEMGRIFATSGFSDAVTKAREDDEEIVSRAAFWGNMGMAVACAVLITMLARPISWLMGSDRLEGVLIALAWTLPISAGGAIHMARRLRRFGHKTLAIRSIIAGLIGSAAAVWAAHENFGVYALVIQRFITELVTMLTAWLAFRWWPSVSFTRAQLMEVLPFSVSMAASKLIGVIISRVQDMIIGVFVGPASVGFYRVARRTIDMLSIGTLTPISTVSVNLFVTIREDQARVKQTFVRLLSVAGAVSFPAFFGLAAVAKDLVAILYGERWLEVVPMLQALSLFCIPSLFGLLFLSMLTSFGQSKKALRFTTIQFFVTVAFALAAAPFGVWPIILSLLARGYVMIPYQIKLIEPHTGCSLSEAGQAILRPLMAALIMAVSCYCLTTYGLAPIHNVILRLVTAISAGMIIYAGVLFLTDRQSIIWLIQLSRSRSEKFS from the coding sequence TTGTCTGCTAGTGTGAAGAAAAAGGCTGTGGCGTCTGCGCTGTGGTCTGTTGTCAGGATCGGCGTAGATCAAGTTTTTTCTTTTGTCGTATTTGTGGTTGTTGCCCGTATCCTCGGACCGGTCGAGGTCGGATTATTTGCCCTCGGTATGATTGTTTCCGAGATGGGACGCATATTCGCGACCTCCGGTTTCTCCGATGCGGTAACGAAAGCGAGAGAGGACGACGAGGAAATCGTTTCGCGAGCCGCGTTCTGGGGAAACATGGGCATGGCTGTCGCCTGTGCGGTGCTCATTACGATGCTTGCTCGACCGATTTCATGGCTTATGGGAAGTGATCGGCTGGAGGGGGTTCTCATTGCGCTTGCCTGGACACTTCCCATTTCTGCCGGCGGAGCAATTCACATGGCGCGCCGGTTGCGGCGGTTCGGGCATAAGACACTCGCCATTCGATCCATCATTGCGGGATTGATCGGCAGCGCCGCTGCTGTTTGGGCGGCCCATGAGAATTTTGGCGTCTACGCCCTGGTGATACAGAGGTTCATCACCGAACTCGTTACAATGCTGACGGCGTGGCTTGCCTTTCGTTGGTGGCCATCGGTCAGTTTCACACGCGCACAGCTTATGGAGGTTCTCCCCTTCAGCGTGAGCATGGCCGCTTCGAAACTGATCGGCGTGATTATCTCCCGCGTGCAGGATATGATTATCGGGGTTTTCGTCGGTCCGGCGTCTGTCGGCTTTTATCGCGTCGCTCGCCGGACGATCGACATGCTTTCGATCGGTACGCTGACGCCCATTTCCACGGTCTCGGTGAATCTCTTCGTCACCATCCGTGAGGATCAGGCACGGGTGAAGCAGACGTTCGTCCGTTTGTTGAGTGTGGCCGGCGCGGTGTCATTTCCAGCATTCTTCGGCCTGGCTGCGGTCGCCAAGGATCTGGTGGCAATCCTCTACGGAGAGCGGTGGCTTGAAGTCGTGCCGATGCTGCAGGCGCTGTCGCTCTTTTGCATACCGAGCCTATTCGGCCTGCTCTTCCTTTCCATGCTGACCTCTTTCGGTCAGTCCAAGAAGGCTCTTCGCTTTACCACCATACAGTTTTTCGTCACCGTCGCATTTGCTCTCGCTGCCGCGCCTTTCGGCGTGTGGCCTATCATATTGTCACTGCTCGCGCGCGGATATGTGATGATCCCCTACCAGATCAAACTGATCGAACCTCATACCGGATGCTCATTGTCAGAAGCGGGGCAGGCGATCCTGCGGCCGCTGATGGCTGCGCTGATCATGGCAGTTTCGTGCTACTGCCTGACGACGTACGGGCTTGCGCCGATCCACAATGTAATTCTGCGCCTCGTTACTGCGATCAGCGCCGGGATGATCATCTATGCGGGAGTCTTGTTTCTGACCGACCGTCAATCGATTATCTGGTTGATCCAGCTATCAAGATCGCGTTCCGAAAAATTCAGCTAG
- a CDS encoding acyltransferase has product MSVFYSHFWGENSDLGHVGVRFFFVLSGFLITNILLATKERDDRATGIIVFFIRRAARIWPPYFLLLAFCGFAAGALQLRMMHQSLPWHALFLSNFWYATHGPDPWALRHLWTLAVEEQFYLIWPFVVLALPARFFLKLCGVLVLGVVPYRLIALSMGKVELGLALPFDSVDALAAGAALSFLSTKGWSMPRWLVSLSIPVGVAGLVTLAAFETGDFIEWVVIETALLLPLTAIVALASKGQCLKILANRAISGLGRISYGAYLYHLPIWAVFISLGIDVSRGPRTMLVVGASSVLTAFVSWVVVERPVMAWSKRLTNRVPA; this is encoded by the coding sequence TTGTCGGTATTTTATTCTCATTTCTGGGGAGAAAATTCCGATCTTGGCCATGTCGGCGTTCGATTCTTCTTTGTTCTGAGCGGCTTCCTCATCACGAACATCTTGCTGGCGACCAAGGAACGTGACGACCGCGCGACCGGCATCATCGTGTTCTTCATCCGAAGAGCCGCCAGGATCTGGCCGCCCTACTTCCTTCTGCTCGCCTTTTGCGGCTTCGCGGCCGGCGCATTGCAGCTCCGTATGATGCATCAGTCCCTGCCATGGCACGCTCTGTTCCTCTCCAACTTCTGGTATGCGACGCATGGGCCGGATCCTTGGGCGCTGCGGCATCTCTGGACGCTTGCCGTGGAGGAGCAATTCTACCTGATCTGGCCCTTCGTGGTTCTGGCATTGCCGGCGCGTTTCTTCCTGAAGCTGTGCGGCGTGCTTGTATTAGGCGTGGTGCCTTACAGGCTGATCGCGCTTTCCATGGGCAAGGTCGAACTCGGCCTCGCGCTTCCCTTCGATTCAGTCGATGCGCTGGCGGCCGGCGCCGCTTTGTCCTTCCTGTCGACAAAGGGCTGGAGCATGCCCCGCTGGCTCGTCTCACTCTCGATCCCGGTCGGTGTGGCAGGCTTGGTGACCTTGGCCGCCTTCGAGACCGGGGATTTCATCGAGTGGGTCGTCATCGAGACCGCCCTCTTGCTGCCGCTCACCGCCATCGTCGCCCTCGCCTCGAAAGGGCAGTGTCTCAAGATCCTGGCAAATCGGGCGATCAGCGGTCTCGGCCGGATCAGCTATGGCGCCTATCTCTACCATCTGCCGATCTGGGCAGTCTTTATAAGCCTCGGCATCGATGTCTCGCGCGGCCCTCGGACGATGCTCGTCGTCGGAGCCTCGTCGGTGCTCACCGCTTTCGTATCCTGGGTGGTGGTGGAACGTCCGGTCATGGCCTGGTCGAAGAGGCTGACGAACCGGGTTCCGGCTTAG
- a CDS encoding major capsid protein, with translation MATIGNSFPQLIDMHKGSTEGSVVELLSQQNPILDDAIATECNMGASHRHMIRTGLPSVAWGRLYQGVPQSKATMQQVDDTTGFVEAMSGVDVRLLKLAPDPAKERLTSAAPFMEAMNQEVATGIFYHNTETTPEKFKGLSARYSSYSDTRGTIANQVVNGGGTGSDNTSIWFVTWGDHASSLIYPKGTKAGVSHEDKGEQRVLDESGQPYFRKEDYWCWHVGMFVKDWRYNARVANIDVSNMLAGSVDLWALMRKAYYRLQSRRRDGVASRIAIYMNRDVLEILDVQSSDRSLLAANPNYTGLTHMTVEGKEVRAYRGIPIRETDAILNTEAAVPAAV, from the coding sequence ATGGCAACAATCGGCAATAGCTTCCCTCAACTGATCGACATGCACAAGGGCTCGACGGAGGGCTCGGTTGTCGAACTGTTGTCCCAGCAGAACCCCATTCTCGACGACGCGATCGCGACCGAATGCAACATGGGCGCCTCGCACCGCCACATGATCCGCACCGGCCTGCCGTCCGTCGCCTGGGGCCGCCTCTACCAGGGCGTTCCGCAATCCAAGGCGACCATGCAGCAGGTCGACGACACCACAGGCTTCGTCGAGGCCATGTCCGGCGTCGACGTGCGCCTCTTGAAACTCGCACCCGATCCGGCCAAGGAACGGCTGACCTCGGCAGCACCCTTCATGGAGGCGATGAACCAGGAGGTGGCGACCGGCATCTTCTACCATAATACCGAGACGACGCCGGAGAAGTTCAAGGGACTTTCTGCCCGCTATTCCAGCTATTCCGACACGCGCGGCACCATCGCAAACCAGGTGGTGAACGGCGGCGGCACGGGCAGCGACAATACCTCGATCTGGTTCGTCACCTGGGGCGATCATGCGAGCTCGCTGATCTATCCCAAGGGCACCAAGGCCGGCGTCAGCCATGAGGACAAGGGCGAGCAGCGTGTGCTCGACGAAAGCGGCCAGCCCTATTTCCGCAAGGAAGACTACTGGTGCTGGCATGTCGGCATGTTCGTCAAGGACTGGCGCTACAATGCCCGCGTCGCCAATATCGACGTGTCCAACATGCTCGCCGGCTCCGTCGATCTCTGGGCGCTGATGCGCAAGGCCTACTATCGCCTGCAGTCGCGCCGCCGCGACGGTGTTGCCAGCCGCATCGCGATCTACATGAACCGCGACGTGCTCGAAATCCTCGACGTGCAGTCGAGCGACCGAAGCCTGCTGGCGGCCAACCCGAACTATACCGGCCTGACGCACATGACCGTCGAGGGCAAGGAAGTGCGGGCTTATCGCGGCATTCCGATCCGCGAGACCGACGCCATCCTCAATACCGAGGCGGCAGTGCCGGCTGCGGTCTAG
- a CDS encoding Bbp16 family capsid cement protein — MIFDKQSLLSDAQAITADAASTNVINLGPIATGTVRNIGKGKKIPLSIQVVEAFNNLTSLEVKVQVDDNEAFASPKQIGTTGLLALADLALGKKINIDSVPRDADERFFRLYYDVTGTAPTTGKITAGVVAATE, encoded by the coding sequence ATGATTTTCGACAAGCAGAGCCTGCTTTCCGACGCGCAGGCGATCACCGCCGATGCGGCGAGCACCAATGTGATCAACCTTGGCCCGATCGCTACCGGCACGGTGCGCAATATCGGCAAGGGTAAGAAGATCCCGCTTTCGATCCAGGTGGTCGAGGCGTTCAACAACCTGACCTCGCTCGAAGTCAAGGTGCAGGTCGACGACAACGAAGCCTTCGCTTCGCCGAAGCAGATCGGCACGACGGGCTTGCTTGCTCTTGCCGACCTTGCGCTCGGCAAGAAGATCAATATCGACAGCGTGCCGCGCGACGCCGACGAGCGCTTCTTCCGCCTTTATTACGACGTGACGGGAACGGCGCCGACAACGGGCAAGATCACCGCCGGCGTGGTCGCGGCGACGGAGTAA
- a CDS encoding BA14K family protein: MNRFAIIALSITTAFSGMPASAGPAFVPSPVQQAAQPAPVGGDARIMTVGCNNFTNCPGQFSNNNDYWYRNRHHYRNRDYYGNRDYYRDDRYGWDHSYGRRYHHHDNSGAIIGGLAAGAIIGGLIASQPRTYYGPSGYSSHAEYCYSRYRSYRAYDNTYQPSYGPRRQCR, encoded by the coding sequence ATGAACAGATTCGCCATCATAGCCCTGTCGATCACGACGGCCTTCTCCGGAATGCCGGCCTCGGCAGGCCCTGCCTTCGTACCCAGCCCGGTACAGCAGGCCGCGCAGCCGGCGCCTGTAGGCGGCGATGCCCGGATCATGACCGTTGGCTGCAATAACTTCACCAACTGCCCGGGCCAGTTCAGCAATAATAATGATTACTGGTACCGCAATCGCCACCATTACCGCAATCGCGACTACTATGGTAACCGCGACTACTACCGGGACGACCGTTATGGCTGGGATCACAGCTACGGCAGGCGATACCACCACCATGACAATAGCGGCGCCATCATCGGCGGCCTGGCGGCCGGCGCCATCATCGGCGGCCTCATCGCCTCGCAGCCGCGGACCTACTATGGCCCCAGCGGCTACAGTTCGCATGCCGAATATTGCTACTCCCGCTACCGGTCCTACCGGGCCTACGACAACACCTATCAGCCGAGCTACGGCCCACGCCGCCAGTGCCGGTAA
- a CDS encoding type II toxin-antitoxin system RelE/ParE family toxin, protein MWTLEYSEDAERDFELIFDHLFDSHVELGDSPDEALERTAEQIRKLRVEIDRLVDTPYIGTLRADIYPGIRFLRRDKAAIWFLSVESSRMIIIAAIFYGAQDHIRHMLTRMLAG, encoded by the coding sequence GTGTGGACCCTTGAATATTCCGAGGATGCCGAACGCGATTTTGAGTTGATTTTCGATCATCTGTTCGACTCCCATGTCGAACTCGGAGACTCGCCTGACGAGGCTTTGGAGCGTACCGCGGAACAGATCCGCAAATTGCGTGTCGAAATCGATCGTCTCGTCGATACGCCTTATATCGGGACATTACGAGCCGACATTTACCCTGGAATCCGGTTTCTTCGGCGGGACAAGGCGGCTATCTGGTTCTTGTCGGTAGAAAGTAGTCGCATGATCATTATTGCTGCAATTTTCTACGGCGCGCAGGACCATATCAGACATATGCTCACACGTATGCTGGCCGGATAA
- a CDS encoding portal protein has product MSDNAPDHESQITYHRRRMEELKRIRQPWEAVWRQLADYIEPTRLRLTEKDEGAVSRAKIIDSTGTFAHRTLKSGMHSGITSPARPWFRLTTYDPDLKDFAPVKEYLAALEQRLREVFQSSNVYNAFHTGYGDLGQFGQSVGILSEDSDKVVRLQQLLHGSFWISRDENGRVTTLYRRFRWSVQRIVSRFGYDNVSQTVKNFYDNGRYDEILTICHAIEPRLSRDPDRIDKRNKPFLSNYWEEQAGDKRLLEESGFDENPLIGPAWEIAGDDNYATSPGQIALGDVSMLQLEQQRKLEAIDKLVRPPMTGPTSMRNNPASLLPGKITYVDDPNGRGFRPAMEIQLRLSELASDIRETQERIRQAFYADLFLMLSEMEGIQPRNQFEIAERKEEKLLALGPVLENIYGAQLEPTIDRTYQILNRRRELPPPPRELQNQELKIEYISILAQAQKAVATGSIERGFAFLGQVSAVKPEVLDKVDADEAVDLYFDYLGVPPSVVVPDDEVAQLRDARAQKQQMAENAEMAAKMAPAAKSGADAAAVLASAGENPNGAALLQQLGLG; this is encoded by the coding sequence ATGAGCGATAACGCACCGGATCATGAGAGCCAGATTACCTATCACCGGCGGCGGATGGAGGAGCTGAAGCGTATTCGTCAGCCCTGGGAGGCCGTGTGGCGCCAGTTGGCGGATTATATCGAGCCGACGCGGCTGCGGTTGACCGAGAAGGACGAGGGGGCGGTGAGCCGCGCCAAGATCATCGACAGCACGGGCACGTTTGCGCACCGGACGCTGAAATCGGGCATGCATTCCGGCATTACCTCGCCAGCCCGGCCGTGGTTTCGGCTGACGACTTACGATCCTGACCTGAAGGACTTCGCGCCTGTGAAGGAGTATCTCGCGGCCCTCGAGCAGCGGCTGCGGGAGGTGTTTCAATCCTCCAACGTCTACAATGCCTTTCACACAGGGTATGGCGATCTCGGGCAGTTCGGGCAATCGGTCGGCATTCTTTCCGAGGATAGCGACAAGGTGGTGCGGCTGCAGCAACTGCTGCATGGCAGCTTCTGGATCTCGCGCGACGAGAACGGCAGGGTGACGACGCTTTACCGGCGGTTCCGCTGGTCGGTGCAGCGCATCGTTTCGCGCTTCGGCTACGACAATGTCAGCCAGACGGTGAAGAATTTCTACGACAATGGCCGCTATGACGAGATCCTGACGATCTGCCATGCGATCGAGCCGAGGCTTTCGCGCGATCCCGACAGGATCGACAAGCGCAACAAGCCGTTCCTTTCCAACTATTGGGAGGAGCAGGCGGGCGACAAGCGGCTGCTGGAGGAAAGCGGCTTCGACGAGAACCCGCTGATCGGGCCGGCCTGGGAGATTGCCGGCGACGACAATTATGCGACGTCGCCCGGGCAGATCGCGCTCGGCGATGTTTCCATGCTGCAGCTGGAACAGCAGCGCAAGCTCGAGGCGATCGACAAGCTGGTGCGTCCGCCGATGACCGGGCCGACCTCGATGCGCAACAACCCGGCTTCGCTGCTGCCGGGGAAGATCACCTATGTCGACGATCCCAATGGGCGGGGCTTCCGGCCGGCGATGGAGATCCAGCTCCGGCTTTCCGAGCTTGCGAGCGATATTCGCGAGACGCAGGAGCGCATCCGCCAGGCTTTCTATGCCGATCTCTTCCTGATGCTGTCTGAGATGGAGGGCATCCAGCCGCGCAACCAGTTCGAAATCGCCGAGCGCAAGGAGGAGAAGCTGCTCGCGCTCGGACCGGTGCTGGAAAATATCTATGGCGCGCAGCTGGAGCCGACGATCGACCGGACCTACCAGATCCTCAACCGGCGGCGCGAACTGCCGCCGCCGCCGCGTGAATTGCAGAACCAGGAGCTGAAGATCGAATATATCTCGATCCTCGCCCAGGCGCAGAAGGCGGTGGCGACGGGAAGTATCGAGCGGGGCTTTGCCTTCCTCGGCCAGGTCTCGGCCGTCAAGCCCGAGGTGCTCGACAAGGTCGATGCCGACGAGGCTGTCGATCTCTATTTCGATTATCTCGGTGTGCCGCCCTCCGTCGTCGTGCCCGACGACGAGGTGGCGCAGCTGCGCGATGCCCGCGCACAGAAGCAGCAGATGGCCGAAAATGCCGAAATGGCGGCGAAGATGGCGCCGGCGGCGAAATCGGGCGCGGATGCGGCGGCGGTGCTTGCGAGCGCCGGCGAGAACCCGAACGGGGCAGCCCTTCTGCAGCAACTGGGGCTCGGCTGA
- a CDS encoding type II toxin-antitoxin system ParD family antitoxin, which produces MSVKSSISLTDQQDAFARSLVESGRYSSMSSVLQQGLELLRQKTETETAETAALRELVQRRLKGPMISTTEMESRVEAMIERKRRALRVDP; this is translated from the coding sequence ATGAGTGTCAAATCGTCGATCTCGCTGACCGACCAGCAGGACGCTTTTGCCCGTTCGCTGGTGGAGAGCGGCCGGTATTCCAGCATGAGTTCCGTTCTTCAGCAGGGCTTGGAACTCCTCCGCCAAAAGACGGAAACTGAGACCGCCGAAACGGCAGCGCTTCGCGAATTGGTCCAGCGGCGTTTGAAAGGCCCGATGATTTCCACGACGGAAATGGAAAGCCGTGTCGAGGCAATGATCGAGCGGAAGCGGCGGGCTCTTCGTGTGGACCCTTGA
- a CDS encoding terminase small subunit: protein MAELTARQRLFVAEYLKDLNATQAAVRAGFSGKSKDTPVRLMANEAVRAEIERALGARLEKLEITAERVLAAIADIAFGDVRDVFDEEGALKAPSEWDDRTAAAVAGLEFNTLAKARGDVVHVAKIKRADRLKALDMLARHHSLYHDRLEIKGLEALSERLARAKARRAGDGGAEG, encoded by the coding sequence ATGGCAGAACTGACGGCGAGGCAGCGCCTGTTTGTGGCGGAATATCTGAAGGATTTGAATGCGACGCAGGCAGCAGTGCGGGCGGGATTTAGCGGGAAGTCGAAGGACACTCCCGTCCGCTTGATGGCGAACGAGGCTGTGCGGGCGGAGATTGAGAGGGCCTTGGGTGCCCGGCTGGAAAAGCTGGAGATCACGGCCGAGCGGGTGCTTGCGGCCATCGCCGATATCGCCTTTGGCGATGTGCGCGATGTGTTTGATGAGGAGGGGGCGCTGAAGGCGCCTTCGGAGTGGGACGACAGGACGGCGGCGGCGGTTGCCGGGCTGGAGTTCAATACTTTGGCCAAGGCCAGGGGTGACGTGGTGCATGTGGCGAAGATCAAGCGGGCGGACCGGCTGAAGGCGCTTGATATGCTGGCGCGGCATCATTCGCTTTATCACGACCGGCTGGAGATCAAGGGGCTGGAGGCGCTGAGCGAGAGGCTGGCGCGCGCCAAGGCGCGCAGGGCCGGTGATGGCGGGGCGGAGGGCTGA
- a CDS encoding alpha/beta fold hydrolase — translation MSTVTTKDGVEIFYKDWGSKSAQPIMFHHGWPLSSDDWDAQMLFFLEKGYRVVAHDRRGHGRSTQVGDGHDMDHYAADAATVVEHLDLRNAVHVGHSTGGGEATHYVARHGQPQGRVAKLVIIGAVPPIMVKTESNPGGLPIEVFDGLRSQLAADRAQFYRDLPAGPFYGFNRPGAKVSEPVINNWWRQGMMGGAKAHYDGIKAFSETDFTEDLKIITVPTFVMHGDDDQIVPIADSALLSSKLLQNATLKVYEKFSHGMCTVNADIINADLLAFIKG, via the coding sequence ATGAGCACAGTCACTACCAAGGACGGCGTTGAGATCTTCTATAAGGATTGGGGGTCGAAGAGCGCCCAGCCGATCATGTTCCATCACGGCTGGCCGCTGAGCTCGGACGACTGGGACGCCCAGATGCTGTTCTTCCTGGAGAAGGGCTATCGCGTCGTCGCCCATGACCGCCGCGGCCACGGCCGCTCCACCCAGGTCGGCGACGGTCACGATATGGATCATTACGCCGCGGATGCCGCCACCGTCGTCGAGCACCTCGATCTCAGGAACGCCGTCCATGTCGGCCACTCCACCGGCGGCGGCGAGGCAACGCATTATGTCGCCCGCCACGGCCAACCGCAGGGCCGCGTCGCCAAGCTGGTGATCATCGGCGCCGTTCCGCCGATCATGGTCAAGACCGAATCCAATCCGGGCGGCCTGCCGATCGAAGTCTTCGACGGCCTGCGCAGCCAGCTCGCCGCCGACCGCGCGCAATTCTACCGCGATCTCCCGGCCGGCCCCTTCTACGGCTTCAACCGCCCGGGCGCGAAAGTGTCGGAACCTGTTATCAACAATTGGTGGCGCCAGGGCATGATGGGCGGCGCCAAGGCCCATTACGACGGCATCAAGGCCTTCTCGGAAACCGATTTCACCGAGGACCTGAAAATTATCACCGTGCCGACTTTCGTCATGCACGGCGATGACGACCAGATCGTTCCGATCGCCGATTCCGCCCTGCTCTCGTCCAAGCTCCTGCAGAACGCGACGCTGAAGGTCTACGAGAAATTCTCGCACGGCATGTGCACCGTCAACGCCGACATCATCAATGCCGACCTGCTGGCCTTCATCAAGGGCTGA